AACGAAAATCCGCCTATCTTGCTCTGCGCATGGCCATCGCGCTGCTGCTTGCGCTGATCTGCGGCGGCTTTGTCTTTTACGCCGCAGGGTTCAATCCGCTCCAGGCGTACAAACTGATCTTCCTTGGCGCCTTTGGCTCCGGCGACGCGCTGCTGACCACGCTCCACTACGCCACGCCTCTGCTCTTTACCGGATTGGCCTTTGCCTTTGCCCAGCACGGCGGCGTGCTGAACCTGGGCACGGAGGGACAGCTCTATGTGGGCGCCATGGTGGCTGCGCTGATCGGCGGATACCTTCCGCCGCTGCCCAGGGCGCTGTTTGTGCCGCTGATCCTCCTGCTCAGCTGTGTATCCGCCGGCCTATACGCCGCCTTGGCCGGTTTTTTGAAGGTGAAATTCGGCGCCAACGTGGTCATTGTGACGCTGATGCTCAACTATGTGTCCCAGCTGTTCTGTGGATACCTGGCCAATTATCCTCTGGTGGACGAGCAGGGAAACCCACGCACCGCAAAGCTCCCGATTCAGGCGCAGATCGGCAAGCTGGTGCAGGGACACTACCTCTCCTCCGCCATTGTGATCGGCGTGGTGCTGGTCATCGTCATCTGGCTGCTGCTCAACTACACCAAGCTTGGATACCGGCTTCACTTTGTGGGTTCCAATCAGCTTGCGGCCCAGACCGCCGGGATCAACCCCGACCGGATGCTGGTGCTCACCATGCTCATCAGCGGCGCGCTGGCCGGCCTTTGCGGCGCGACCCAGGTCATGGGCGTGCAGTATCGCTACACAGACGGGTTCTCTGCGGGATACGGGTTTGAGGGCATCGCCGTGGCGGCTCTGGCCGGCAACAACCCCCTGATGGTTCTGGTCTCCGCCGTGCTCTGGGGCGGACTCAAGTCCGGCGCCAGCGCGGTGAACCGGATTGCCGCCATCCCCATGGACGTTATCTCCATCATTCAGGCGCTGATCGTCATCTTTATGGTGGCGCCCAAGCTGATGGACGCCCTGTGCGGGCCGCTGCAAAAACTTCTGGCGGAAAAGCATCGTGCGGATGCCAGGGAGGCCCGGTGATGCGGAGTTTACGAAATCTTACAACTCTTGGGAAAAAGGAGGAACCCTCAATATGGAATTAGCGGGTCTTCTTCTGGCCTCTGCCCTTCGCTCCTCCATCCCGGTGGCGCTCTCCGCCATCGGAGGCACCTTCTCCGCGCGCAGCGGAACCATGCCCATGGGCATGGAGGGCTTTATTCTGATGGGGGCATTCGGCGCTACCTGCGGCTCCTACTATTCGGGCAGCGCTCTGGTGGGCCTGATCTGCGGCGTGCTGATCGCCTGGCTGTATGCCATGATCCACGGCGTTTTGTGCGTCCAGTACCACATGAACCAGGTCATCTGCGGCATCGGGCTCAACATGTTTGCCGCCGGCTTTACGGCATCCCTGACGCAGATCATCTGGGGTTCCCGGGCCTATTCCGATTCGGTGAGCGCACTGCCCCATGTCAGGCTGCCTATCCTGGGGACCACCTCTTTGCTGCTGCCGGCGACCATGCTCATCGGCATCGTGGGCTGGGTGTTTCTCTTCCGCACCACCTGGGGACTCAGGCTGCGGATCGTGGGAGAAAAGCCTCTGGCCGCCCGGTCCATCGGCATCTCCATCAAGAAATACCGGTTTTTGGGCGAGTCCATCACCGGGATTCTCTGCGGCCTGGCCGGATGCTACCTGGCCATTGACCACGTGAACCGCTTCACATTTGGCATGAGCGCCGGACGCGGCTACATCGCGGTGGCTGTGAACATCTTAGGAAAGTACAACCCCGTCGGGTCCATGTTGGGAAGCCTGATCTTTGGCTTCTCCGCCTCTTTGAAAAACGTCTTCACCGACGGAACCATCCCCTCTCAGCTGCTGG
This window of the Dysosmobacter acutus genome carries:
- a CDS encoding ABC transporter permease, producing the protein MNLTGKRKSAYLALRMAIALLLALICGGFVFYAAGFNPLQAYKLIFLGAFGSGDALLTTLHYATPLLFTGLAFAFAQHGGVLNLGTEGQLYVGAMVAALIGGYLPPLPRALFVPLILLLSCVSAGLYAALAGFLKVKFGANVVIVTLMLNYVSQLFCGYLANYPLVDEQGNPRTAKLPIQAQIGKLVQGHYLSSAIVIGVVLVIVIWLLLNYTKLGYRLHFVGSNQLAAQTAGINPDRMLVLTMLISGALAGLCGATQVMGVQYRYTDGFSAGYGFEGIAVAALAGNNPLMVLVSAVLWGGLKSGASAVNRIAAIPMDVISIIQALIVIFMVAPKLMDALCGPLQKLLAEKHRADAREAR
- a CDS encoding ABC transporter permease, which codes for MELAGLLLASALRSSIPVALSAIGGTFSARSGTMPMGMEGFILMGAFGATCGSYYSGSALVGLICGVLIAWLYAMIHGVLCVQYHMNQVICGIGLNMFAAGFTASLTQIIWGSRAYSDSVSALPHVRLPILGTTSLLLPATMLIGIVGWVFLFRTTWGLRLRIVGEKPLAARSIGISIKKYRFLGESITGILCGLAGCYLAIDHVNRFTFGMSAGRGYIAVAVNILGKYNPVGSMLGSLIFGFSASLKNVFTDGTIPSQLLEMCPYLVTILVVTFAVRHVRAPAGIADSGEE